Proteins encoded together in one Ferrovum sp. PN-J185 window:
- the secF gene encoding protein translocase subunit SecF yields MEFFRIKKDIPFMSWGKITTTISLVTFLISVFFLVTRGLNFSVDFTGGTVMEVATTHVADVNRYRGALEGLGFRDANVENFGTSSEVLIRLPLKKGLTSAKLSDQVLEALKVVDPQVSIRRVEFVGPQVGDELVKDGASALLFVILGIVIYLSLRFKWRPAVATIVANLHDVVIILGFFSFFQWEFSLPVLAAVLAILGYSVNESVVVFDRVRENFRKMRGVSVATVIDNAITRTMSRTIITHGCTQLMVTSMLFFGGEALHYFALALTIGIIFGIYSSVLVASPIAMWLGMNRDDFVQTTKKAEREATEP; encoded by the coding sequence ATGGAATTTTTCAGAATTAAAAAAGATATCCCCTTCATGAGTTGGGGAAAGATTACTACCACGATTTCTTTAGTTACTTTTTTGATTAGTGTTTTCTTTTTGGTAACGAGAGGATTGAATTTTTCTGTTGATTTTACGGGTGGTACGGTCATGGAAGTGGCTACTACCCATGTGGCAGATGTTAACCGTTATCGTGGTGCTCTAGAAGGATTGGGTTTTCGAGATGCCAATGTGGAGAATTTTGGTACCTCAAGTGAGGTGTTGATTCGTTTGCCTCTAAAGAAAGGCCTAACTAGCGCCAAATTATCTGATCAAGTTTTAGAAGCATTGAAAGTGGTGGATCCGCAGGTAAGTATTCGTCGTGTTGAGTTTGTTGGTCCTCAAGTGGGTGACGAGTTAGTAAAAGATGGTGCCTCGGCATTGTTATTTGTCATATTGGGTATTGTCATTTATTTGTCTCTTCGTTTTAAATGGCGACCCGCTGTAGCAACCATTGTGGCGAACTTACATGACGTTGTGATCATTTTAGGATTCTTTTCTTTTTTCCAATGGGAATTTTCTCTACCGGTACTTGCAGCGGTACTCGCTATTTTAGGTTACTCAGTCAACGAATCTGTGGTGGTGTTTGATCGTGTTCGAGAAAACTTTCGTAAAATGCGTGGTGTGAGTGTCGCTACAGTGATTGATAATGCTATTACGCGTACAATGAGCCGTACTATTATTACTCACGGTTGTACTCAATTAATGGTCACTTCTATGCTGTTTTTTGGTGGTGAGGCGCTTCATTATTTTGCGCTCGCTCTTACCATTGGTATTATTTTTGGTATTTATTCTTCAGTGCTGGTTGCAAGCCCCATTGCAATGTGGCTTGGTATGAATCGTGATGATTTTGTACAGACCACTAAAAAAGCTGAACGTGAAGCTACAGAACCATAG
- a CDS encoding glutathione S-transferase family protein, whose translation MKLYGSVTSPYVRKVRVTLIEKKIDFNLEQGYLTGNPPMIDGVNPLGKVPALELDDGTLIFDSAVIVDYLEGLNPVGHLIPEDRHQRMLVKRWEALSDGLLDAAVLVLLETRRDNPAERSQAWIDKQQSKVDRAMAYMSQQLGEKNWCQGDAFTLADISVGSALLWIEFRFPNHNWRKQYPNLDRLVTKLAQRKSFQDTPPQG comes from the coding sequence ATGAAATTATATGGTTCAGTAACAAGTCCCTATGTCAGAAAAGTAAGAGTAACTTTAATTGAGAAAAAAATTGATTTTAACCTTGAGCAGGGTTATTTAACCGGCAATCCACCAATGATTGATGGCGTAAATCCCTTAGGTAAAGTCCCTGCCTTAGAACTTGATGATGGTACCTTGATATTTGACTCGGCTGTCATTGTTGATTATCTAGAGGGATTAAATCCTGTTGGTCATTTAATTCCTGAAGACAGACATCAGCGTATGTTAGTGAAGCGTTGGGAGGCCTTGTCAGATGGATTGTTAGATGCAGCCGTATTAGTTTTACTGGAAACTCGTCGTGATAATCCAGCTGAACGTTCACAAGCTTGGATTGATAAACAACAGAGCAAGGTTGACCGCGCCATGGCTTACATGTCGCAACAGTTAGGTGAAAAAAATTGGTGTCAGGGTGATGCTTTCACATTGGCAGATATTTCTGTTGGTTCTGCTCTATTATGGATAGAATTTCGTTTCCCAAATCATAATTGGAGAAAACAGTATCCTAACTTAGATCGTTTGGTTACTAAATTAGCTCAACGTAAATCCTTTCAAGATACCCCACCGCAAGGTTAA
- the purB gene encoding adenylosuccinate lyase, with the protein MAQTTLTALSPLDGRYASKCDALRVFFSEFGLIRFRVQIEIDWLIALSMEPAINELAPFSQETLEELEKLVKQFSVADAEQIKAIETRTNHDVKAMEYWLRERLATNTEVVAAMEFIHFACTSEDINNLSHALMLQGAREQVLLPQLNQIVELLTERAHRYAEMPMLSRTHGQTATPTTVGKELANVVYRLKRQVEQLKNLPILGKINGAVGNYSAHLSAYPHFDWPKFSEQFVVGHGLTFNPYTTQIEPHDNLAEWMHTIMRINTILIDFNRDMWGYISLGYFKQRPKEGEVGSSTMPHKVNPIDFENSEGNLGIANALMAHLAEKLPISRWQRDLTDSTVLRNLGVGIGHSLLAYEACLRGLNKVELDSQRLTEDLLKAWEVLAEPIQTVMRKAGVDNAYDRLKELTRGRAIDAQIIQNFIQGLPLSVQDKDRLLAMTPTNYLGKAIELAKKV; encoded by the coding sequence ATGGCGCAAACAACTCTAACAGCACTTTCTCCTCTTGATGGTCGTTACGCTTCAAAATGTGACGCACTTCGGGTTTTTTTTAGTGAATTTGGTTTAATTCGCTTTCGCGTACAAATAGAGATTGATTGGCTCATTGCCTTGTCGATGGAACCTGCCATCAATGAATTAGCCCCGTTTTCACAAGAAACTCTTGAGGAATTGGAGAAATTGGTTAAACAGTTTTCTGTGGCTGATGCGGAACAAATCAAAGCTATTGAGACAAGAACGAATCATGACGTGAAAGCCATGGAATATTGGTTACGTGAACGTCTAGCTACAAATACTGAAGTCGTGGCTGCCATGGAATTTATCCATTTTGCTTGTACCTCTGAAGATATAAACAATTTGTCGCATGCACTGATGTTGCAAGGGGCAAGAGAGCAAGTACTGTTACCTCAGCTTAATCAGATAGTTGAATTACTGACTGAGCGTGCGCACCGTTACGCAGAGATGCCTATGTTGTCCCGCACTCATGGTCAAACAGCCACACCAACAACGGTTGGTAAGGAGCTAGCCAATGTAGTGTATCGCTTAAAACGGCAAGTCGAACAATTAAAGAATTTACCTATATTAGGGAAAATCAATGGCGCTGTAGGTAACTATAGCGCTCATTTATCTGCTTATCCGCACTTTGATTGGCCTAAATTTAGCGAACAATTTGTTGTAGGGCATGGACTAACATTTAATCCCTATACAACTCAAATTGAACCACATGATAATCTTGCAGAATGGATGCATACCATTATGCGTATCAACACTATATTGATCGATTTTAATCGAGATATGTGGGGTTATATCTCACTGGGCTACTTCAAACAAAGACCTAAAGAAGGGGAGGTCGGCTCTTCTACCATGCCACACAAAGTGAATCCCATTGACTTTGAGAACTCAGAAGGTAATCTTGGTATCGCAAATGCGCTAATGGCACATTTAGCAGAAAAACTCCCTATCTCACGTTGGCAACGTGATTTAACAGATTCCACTGTACTTAGAAATTTAGGGGTCGGTATAGGGCACTCTTTGCTTGCCTATGAGGCGTGTTTGCGAGGTCTCAATAAGGTTGAATTGGATTCTCAACGTCTAACAGAGGATTTACTCAAGGCCTGGGAAGTGCTGGCAGAACCCATTCAGACTGTTATGAGAAAAGCGGGAGTGGATAATGCCTATGATCGCTTAAAAGAGTTAACTCGGGGACGAGCAATTGATGCCCAAATAATTCAGAACTTTATACAAGGTTTACCGCTCTCAGTGCAAGATAAAGACAGGCTGCTCGCTATGACGCCTACTAACTATTTAGGAAAAGCGATTGAATTGGCTAAAAAAGTGTAA
- the rraA gene encoding ribonuclease E activity regulator RraA codes for MINTADLCDELGDRALVADPIFYNYGGSTSFHGQIATVKVFEDNTLVRATLETPGHGRVLVVDGGGSLRCALVGDQLAELAITQGWAGIIVYGCIRDSEAIANMPIGLQAIGTHPRKSVKKGEGTAAIPVTFAGITFTPGNWVVADEDGIVVCVNSPLE; via the coding sequence ATGATCAATACCGCTGATTTGTGTGATGAATTAGGTGATCGCGCTTTAGTCGCTGACCCTATCTTCTACAATTACGGTGGTTCGACATCATTTCATGGTCAAATTGCGACAGTGAAAGTGTTCGAAGACAATACTCTCGTGCGCGCCACCCTGGAAACCCCGGGGCATGGCCGTGTATTAGTGGTTGACGGGGGCGGATCCCTCCGTTGCGCTTTGGTTGGTGATCAATTAGCTGAATTGGCCATCACGCAAGGCTGGGCAGGAATCATTGTTTATGGCTGTATAAGAGATTCAGAGGCCATTGCCAATATGCCCATCGGATTACAAGCAATAGGGACACACCCACGTAAATCCGTTAAAAAAGGAGAAGGGACTGCTGCAATACCTGTTACGTTCGCCGGTATTACCTTTACCCCTGGTAACTGGGTAGTAGCTGATGAAGATGGAATTGTGGTTTGTGTTAATTCTCCGCTGGAATAA
- the aceB gene encoding malate synthase A, which translates to MNAPAWPQGLTITAPIHPDYESILTPDALAFLANLSRQFEPRRQELLAQREQRQKEFDQGVRPDFNPQTAHIRSGDWKVAPCPADIQDRRVEITGPTDRKMVINALNSGAKVFMADFEDSTTPTWDNSVRGQINIRDAVNRTIDFTSPEGKQYKLSDKPAVLFVRPRGWHLNEKHILIDGKPISGGIFDFALYFFHNAKNLLARGSGPYFYLPKMESHLEARLWNDIFVAAQQAIGLPVGTIKATVLIETVLATFEMDEILYELRDHSAGLNSGRWDYIFSCIKKFRKDPNFILADRNLVTMTSPFMRAYALLLVKTCHKRGAFAMGGMAAQIPIKNNEAANNAALTKVREDKTREATDGYDGTWVAHPGLVPVAMEVFNQHMTTPNQISRQRDDVNSSAQDLLNFAPRGPITEEGLRMNINIGLQYLGAWLAGVGCVPIHNLMEDAATAEISRAQIWQWIRSPHGVLADGRKVTNELFRELLPSELNKIKEELGDAQYAKGKYDDAAKMFDELTTSDDFVEFLTLPGYDYID; encoded by the coding sequence ATGAACGCACCCGCTTGGCCACAAGGCCTTACTATTACTGCACCGATTCACCCTGATTATGAGTCAATCTTAACCCCTGATGCATTGGCTTTCCTAGCCAATTTAAGTCGTCAATTTGAACCACGTCGCCAAGAATTGTTGGCACAGCGCGAACAACGTCAAAAAGAGTTTGACCAAGGCGTGCGCCCTGATTTTAACCCACAAACAGCCCACATTCGCTCTGGTGACTGGAAGGTAGCACCTTGCCCTGCCGATATCCAAGATCGACGAGTTGAAATCACAGGTCCTACCGACAGAAAAATGGTTATTAATGCCCTTAATTCTGGCGCTAAGGTTTTCATGGCGGACTTTGAAGACTCCACCACCCCAACTTGGGATAATTCCGTACGAGGCCAAATTAACATTCGTGATGCAGTTAACCGTACCATTGATTTTACTAGCCCTGAAGGCAAGCAGTACAAACTAAGTGATAAACCCGCTGTGTTATTTGTTCGTCCACGCGGATGGCATTTAAATGAAAAACATATTCTGATTGATGGTAAGCCGATCTCAGGGGGTATTTTTGATTTTGCCTTGTACTTCTTCCACAACGCTAAAAATCTCTTAGCACGCGGCAGTGGTCCTTACTTTTATCTTCCTAAAATGGAAAGTCACCTTGAAGCCCGTTTATGGAATGATATATTTGTCGCAGCACAACAGGCTATTGGACTCCCAGTGGGAACAATTAAAGCGACTGTGCTCATTGAAACAGTGCTTGCTACCTTTGAAATGGATGAAATTCTTTATGAATTAAGAGATCACAGCGCTGGACTTAACTCCGGACGTTGGGATTATATTTTTAGCTGTATTAAAAAATTCCGTAAAGACCCGAATTTCATTTTAGCTGACCGTAACTTAGTTACGATGACCTCTCCTTTTATGCGTGCTTATGCGCTTCTTTTAGTTAAGACTTGTCACAAACGTGGTGCGTTTGCAATGGGTGGGATGGCAGCACAGATTCCAATCAAGAACAACGAAGCTGCCAATAACGCTGCGCTAACCAAAGTGCGTGAAGATAAAACTCGTGAAGCAACCGACGGCTACGATGGTACATGGGTCGCTCATCCTGGCTTAGTGCCAGTGGCAATGGAAGTATTCAACCAACATATGACCACTCCTAATCAAATCTCACGTCAGCGTGATGATGTGAATAGTAGCGCACAGGATCTGCTTAACTTCGCTCCTCGTGGCCCAATTACCGAGGAAGGTTTGCGGATGAATATTAATATTGGCCTTCAGTACCTTGGTGCTTGGCTTGCTGGCGTAGGGTGTGTTCCGATTCATAATCTAATGGAAGATGCTGCTACAGCAGAAATTTCACGCGCACAAATTTGGCAATGGATTCGCTCTCCTCATGGCGTATTAGCCGACGGACGTAAAGTGACTAACGAGCTGTTCCGTGAATTACTTCCCTCTGAACTCAACAAGATCAAAGAAGAATTGGGTGACGCGCAATACGCTAAAGGGAAATATGATGACGCTGCGAAAATGTTTGATGAGCTAACCACTTCAGACGACTTCGTTGAGTTCCTCACTCTCCCAGGTTATGACTATATTGACTAA
- the aceA gene encoding isocitrate lyase, with amino-acid sequence MSVEAEIQKLKKDWAENPRWNGVKRPYSAEDVVRLRGSLQIEHTLARRGAEKLWHSCTTEPYVNSLGALTGNQAMQQVKAGLKAIYLSGWQVAGDANDSLQMYPDQSLYAVSSVPTVVKRINNTLRRADQLHFAEGNTNIDWYVPIVADAEAGFGGVLNAHELMKAMIEAGAAGVHFEDQLAAAKKCGHLGGKVLVPTQEAVQKLVAARLAADIMGVPTVLLARTDAEAANLLTSDVDPRDKPFCTGERTSEGFYRVRNGLEASIARGIAYAEVADMVWCETGKPDLEFARQFAEAIRKVYPNKMLAYNCSPSFNWKKHLDDATIAKFQRELGAMGYKFQFITLAGFHSLNYGMYDLAHGYARDGMTSYVKLQEAEFAAEKIGYTATRHQREVGTGYFDEVTQVIQGGESSTTALTGSTEEEQFH; translated from the coding sequence ATGAGCGTTGAAGCAGAAATTCAAAAACTAAAAAAAGACTGGGCAGAAAATCCTCGTTGGAATGGCGTAAAACGCCCCTACAGCGCTGAGGATGTTGTCCGCTTAAGAGGAAGTTTGCAAATTGAACACACACTAGCCCGTCGTGGAGCCGAAAAACTCTGGCACAGCTGTACCACAGAACCCTATGTCAATTCTCTTGGCGCCTTAACAGGTAATCAAGCCATGCAACAAGTCAAAGCTGGCTTAAAAGCAATTTATCTATCAGGCTGGCAAGTAGCAGGTGACGCCAATGATTCTCTACAAATGTATCCAGACCAGAGTTTGTATGCAGTCAGCTCAGTGCCAACTGTTGTAAAACGTATCAACAACACCTTACGTCGTGCTGATCAATTGCATTTCGCTGAAGGGAATACCAACATTGATTGGTATGTACCCATCGTTGCTGATGCAGAGGCAGGCTTTGGTGGTGTATTAAATGCACACGAACTGATGAAAGCCATGATTGAAGCAGGAGCCGCCGGCGTTCACTTTGAAGATCAATTGGCGGCAGCGAAAAAATGTGGCCACTTAGGCGGAAAAGTATTAGTTCCAACTCAAGAGGCGGTACAAAAACTTGTAGCTGCTCGTTTGGCTGCTGATATTATGGGTGTTCCCACTGTTTTATTAGCAAGAACAGATGCAGAGGCTGCTAATTTGCTTACCTCAGATGTTGATCCGAGAGATAAACCATTTTGTACTGGTGAGAGAACCTCAGAGGGTTTCTATCGCGTAAGAAACGGCCTAGAAGCCTCTATTGCACGCGGCATTGCCTATGCTGAAGTAGCTGATATGGTTTGGTGTGAGACCGGCAAACCCGATTTAGAGTTCGCCCGTCAGTTCGCAGAAGCCATTCGTAAAGTGTATCCAAACAAAATGCTGGCCTACAACTGCTCACCTTCCTTTAACTGGAAAAAGCATTTAGATGATGCCACTATTGCCAAATTCCAACGTGAATTAGGTGCGATGGGTTATAAATTCCAGTTTATTACACTAGCCGGCTTCCATTCCTTGAACTATGGTATGTATGATCTTGCTCATGGTTACGCACGTGACGGCATGACATCTTATGTTAAGCTTCAAGAAGCAGAATTTGCAGCAGAAAAAATTGGTTACACCGCAACACGTCACCAACGTGAAGTGGGTACAGGTTATTTTGATGAGGTAACACAAGTAATCCAGGGGGGGGAGTCATCTACTACAGCGCTCACCGGTTCTACCGAAGAAGAGCAGTTTCATTAA
- the cspE gene encoding transcription antiterminator/RNA stability regulator CspE, which produces MATGTVKWFNDSKGYGFITPDDGSEDLFAHFSAIQMGGFKTLKEGQKVSFEVTQGPKGKQASNIQAA; this is translated from the coding sequence ATGGCAACAGGTACAGTTAAGTGGTTCAACGATTCTAAGGGTTATGGTTTTATTACACCCGATGATGGTAGCGAAGATCTTTTCGCACACTTCTCAGCAATTCAAATGGGTGGATTTAAAACCCTCAAAGAAGGTCAAAAAGTGTCTTTTGAAGTCACTCAAGGCCCAAAAGGAAAACAGGCTTCTAACATTCAAGCTGCCTAA
- a CDS encoding VTT domain-containing protein, giving the protein MISHLFSYIAHLDSHLIDASSTYGPAVYGILFLIIFCETGLVIFPFLPGDSLLFVAGAVAAMGSANSHGLRLPDLLLVLSLAAFLGNAVNFQIGRFIGPKVFHWEKSRWFNPHHLASAHAFYEKHGGKTVVISRFVPLLRTFAPFVAGVGDMTHQRFYLFNAIGAVLWVSSLLVAGYYFGNVPFIKGHLTLVILSIVAVTLIPIMYAGLKARMHMKKK; this is encoded by the coding sequence GTGATCAGTCATTTATTTTCTTACATAGCGCACCTGGATAGTCATCTGATCGATGCCAGTTCAACCTATGGGCCTGCAGTGTACGGGATTTTATTTCTTATTATATTTTGTGAGACAGGATTAGTTATTTTTCCGTTTTTACCAGGCGACTCACTTCTTTTTGTCGCGGGAGCAGTAGCTGCGATGGGGTCTGCTAATAGTCACGGTTTAAGACTACCTGACTTATTGTTAGTGTTATCGTTAGCGGCGTTTTTGGGAAATGCTGTTAACTTTCAAATTGGTCGTTTTATTGGCCCTAAGGTTTTTCATTGGGAAAAATCTCGTTGGTTTAACCCTCATCATTTAGCTAGTGCCCATGCCTTTTATGAAAAACATGGAGGTAAAACAGTTGTTATTTCCAGGTTTGTTCCACTACTACGTACTTTCGCCCCTTTTGTCGCGGGAGTAGGGGATATGACCCATCAACGTTTTTATTTGTTTAATGCAATCGGTGCGGTATTGTGGGTCAGCTCACTGCTTGTGGCTGGTTACTATTTTGGTAACGTTCCTTTTATTAAGGGGCACCTGACATTAGTTATACTTAGTATTGTAGCGGTTACTTTAATTCCAATCATGTACGCGGGTTTAAAAGCACGTATGCACATGAAGAAAAAGTAA
- the icd gene encoding NADP-dependent isocitrate dehydrogenase — MYQHIKIPTVGEKITVNSNGSLNVPDQPIIPFLEGDGTGVDITPVMKAVVDAAVEKSYGGKRKISWMEVYAGEKSVRVYGDNVWLPEETLDAVRDYVVSIKGPLTTPVGGGIRSINVALRQQLDLYVCLRPVRWFTGVPSPVKEPHKTNMVIFRENSEDIYAGIEWEAESPEAKKVIDFLQKEMKVTAIRFPATSGIGIKPVSEEGTERLMRKAIQYAIDNNRRSVTIVHKGNIMKYTEGAFKNWAYALCKKEFGAELLDGGPWMKLPNGIIIKDVIADAFLQQILLRPDEYDVIATMNLNGDYISDALAAQVGGIGIAPGANLSDTVAMFEATHGTAPKYAGKDYVNPGSLILSAEMMLRHMGWVEAADLIIHAMEKTIAAKTVTYDFARLMDGATQLSCSGFGQAMINQM; from the coding sequence ATGTATCAGCATATTAAAATCCCTACTGTAGGCGAAAAAATCACTGTAAATTCAAATGGTTCCCTAAATGTACCCGATCAGCCAATCATTCCTTTCCTTGAGGGCGATGGAACAGGGGTTGATATCACTCCGGTAATGAAAGCGGTCGTTGATGCGGCGGTTGAGAAGAGTTACGGTGGAAAAAGAAAGATTTCTTGGATGGAGGTCTATGCAGGAGAAAAGTCTGTACGTGTGTATGGCGATAACGTCTGGTTGCCAGAGGAGACACTTGATGCTGTTAGAGACTATGTGGTGTCAATTAAAGGGCCATTGACTACTCCTGTAGGAGGCGGTATTCGCTCTATCAACGTAGCACTACGCCAGCAATTAGACCTGTATGTTTGTTTGCGCCCCGTGCGTTGGTTTACCGGTGTCCCTAGTCCAGTGAAAGAGCCTCATAAAACCAATATGGTGATTTTTAGAGAAAACTCTGAAGACATTTACGCGGGTATCGAATGGGAAGCCGAGTCGCCTGAAGCTAAGAAAGTTATTGATTTCTTACAAAAAGAAATGAAAGTAACAGCTATTCGTTTTCCGGCAACCTCAGGAATTGGTATCAAACCCGTGTCAGAAGAGGGAACTGAGAGATTGATGCGTAAAGCCATTCAGTATGCCATTGATAACAACCGTCGCTCAGTTACCATTGTGCATAAAGGTAATATCATGAAATACACTGAAGGCGCTTTTAAAAACTGGGCTTATGCCTTGTGTAAAAAAGAGTTCGGGGCAGAGCTTCTTGATGGTGGTCCTTGGATGAAGTTACCTAACGGTATCATTATCAAAGATGTGATTGCAGATGCCTTTTTACAACAGATTTTATTACGCCCTGATGAGTATGATGTGATTGCTACCATGAATTTAAATGGAGATTACATTTCCGACGCTCTTGCTGCACAGGTTGGGGGGATTGGTATTGCTCCAGGAGCAAATTTATCTGATACCGTTGCTATGTTTGAAGCGACCCATGGTACAGCACCAAAATATGCAGGCAAGGATTATGTTAACCCTGGTTCATTGATACTATCAGCTGAAATGATGCTAAGACATATGGGCTGGGTAGAGGCAGCAGACTTAATTATTCATGCCATGGAAAAAACAATAGCAGCCAAGACTGTCACCTATGATTTTGCTCGATTAATGGATGGTGCAACACAATTATCCTGTTCAGGATTTGGCCAAGCCATGATAAATCAAATGTAA
- the clpS gene encoding ATP-dependent Clp protease adapter ClpS, whose product MVTKNQDQLLVDKQKNKAKPPSLFNVILLNDDYTPMEFVIQVLQKFFSLDMETATRIMLKVHTEGRGICGTYPRDLAATKVKKVLDFAKQNQHPLQCVMEEIGS is encoded by the coding sequence ATGGTAACTAAAAATCAAGATCAATTATTGGTAGATAAACAAAAAAACAAAGCGAAACCACCCTCGCTTTTTAATGTCATATTGTTAAATGATGATTACACCCCGATGGAATTTGTTATTCAAGTATTACAAAAATTTTTTTCATTAGATATGGAAACGGCTACCCGAATTATGTTAAAAGTTCATACAGAGGGTAGAGGAATTTGCGGAACTTATCCGCGTGATTTAGCAGCCACTAAAGTAAAGAAAGTGCTAGATTTTGCCAAACAAAATCAACACCCTTTGCAGTGTGTCATGGAGGAAATTGGATCATGA
- the mnmA gene encoding tRNA 2-thiouridine(34) synthase MnmA: protein MMTKRVIVGMSGGVDSSVTALLLKKQGYEVIGLFMKNWEDDEECNAREDLVDAASVADLLGIEIEAVNFSQEYQERVFQNFLTEYRAGRTPNPDILCNSEIKFKAFLDHAYSLGADYIATGHYARVREVNGQFQLLKGLDPSKDQSYFLYRLNQNQLKNTLFPVGELHKSQVREIAKEAGLPTATKKDSTGICFIGERPFREFLQRYLPKEPGPMMTPDGKEVGIHQGLMYYTIGQRQGLGIGGAGEPWFVADKIVETNTLIVVQGHNHSLLLKQNLDAQDISWISGMPPANDHALSAKTRYRQQDATCHLTNSSDGFSLSFTEPQWAITPGQSAVVYSNEICLGGGIIK, encoded by the coding sequence ATCATGACAAAACGTGTCATAGTTGGGATGTCAGGTGGCGTAGATTCCTCCGTCACCGCCCTACTGTTAAAAAAACAAGGTTACGAAGTTATTGGTCTTTTCATGAAAAACTGGGAAGACGATGAAGAGTGTAATGCCAGAGAAGATTTAGTTGACGCCGCATCCGTGGCAGATCTTCTGGGTATTGAGATTGAAGCGGTCAATTTTTCGCAAGAATATCAAGAGCGTGTCTTCCAAAACTTTCTCACTGAATACCGTGCAGGGCGTACACCGAACCCTGATATTTTATGTAACTCAGAAATTAAGTTTAAGGCCTTTTTAGATCACGCCTATTCTCTTGGTGCAGACTATATTGCGACAGGACACTATGCTCGAGTCCGCGAAGTAAACGGTCAATTCCAACTATTAAAGGGGTTAGACCCGAGTAAAGATCAAAGTTATTTTTTATATCGTCTCAACCAAAACCAATTAAAAAATACATTATTTCCAGTGGGTGAACTCCATAAAAGCCAAGTTCGTGAGATTGCCAAAGAAGCAGGTCTTCCCACAGCCACCAAAAAAGACTCCACAGGAATTTGTTTTATTGGTGAACGCCCCTTTAGAGAGTTTTTACAACGCTATTTACCGAAAGAACCAGGACCGATGATGACTCCTGACGGGAAAGAAGTGGGGATACATCAAGGCTTAATGTATTACACCATTGGTCAACGCCAAGGTCTAGGGATTGGTGGTGCAGGAGAACCGTGGTTTGTTGCAGATAAAATTGTAGAAACAAACACTTTAATTGTTGTGCAAGGCCATAATCATTCATTATTACTGAAACAGAATCTGGACGCTCAAGATATATCTTGGATTAGTGGGATGCCCCCCGCAAATGACCACGCTTTAAGTGCTAAAACTCGCTATCGTCAACAGGACGCAACGTGTCATTTAACCAATAGCAGTGACGGTTTTAGTTTATCTTTCACAGAACCTCAGTGGGCCATTACACCCGGTCAATCTGCTGTAGTGTATAGTAATGAAATATGCCTTGGTGGAGGAATAATTAAATAA